The proteins below are encoded in one region of Bacteroides uniformis:
- the infC gene encoding translation initiation factor IF-3, producing MKNDSLKGQHRINEQIRAKEVRIVGDEVEPKVYPIAQALRLAEEHEADLVEISPNAQPPVCRIIDYSKFLYQLKKRQKEQKAKQVKVNVKEIRFGPQTDDHDYNFKLKHAKGFLEDGDKVKAYVFFKGRSILFKEQGEVLLLRFANDLEDYAKVDQMPVLEGKRMTIQLSPKKVAAPKKSAAPKPAEDAPKAASAETEEE from the coding sequence ATGAAGAATGACAGCTTAAAAGGGCAACATCGGATTAACGAACAAATCCGGGCCAAAGAAGTCCGCATAGTGGGCGATGAAGTAGAACCAAAAGTGTATCCGATAGCGCAGGCTTTAAGACTTGCTGAAGAACATGAAGCGGATCTCGTGGAGATTTCTCCAAATGCACAACCCCCTGTTTGTCGTATTATTGATTATTCTAAATTTCTTTATCAGTTAAAGAAGCGTCAGAAAGAGCAAAAGGCAAAGCAGGTAAAAGTGAACGTGAAGGAAATACGTTTTGGACCTCAGACAGATGATCATGACTATAACTTCAAGTTGAAGCATGCTAAAGGCTTTTTGGAAGATGGTGACAAGGTGAAGGCCTACGTATTCTTTAAAGGACGTTCCATCTTGTTCAAAGAGCAAGGTGAAGTGTTGCTGCTCCGTTTTGCCAATGATTTGGAAGACTATGCGAAGGTAGACCAAATGCCGGTTTTGGAAGGAAAGAGAATGACAATCCAGCTCTCTCCGAAGAAAGTGGCGGCACCTAAGAAGAGCGCGGCTCCCAAGCCTGCAGAAGATGCGCCAAAGGCTGCGTCGGCTGAAACCGAAGAAGAATAA
- the rpmI gene encoding 50S ribosomal protein L35, whose product MPKMKTNSGSKKRFTLTGTGKIKRKHAFHSHILTKKTKKQKRNLCYSTLVSTTDVSQVKELLAMK is encoded by the coding sequence ATGCCAAAGATGAAGACTAACTCCGGTTCTAAAAAGAGATTTACTCTTACCGGAACAGGTAAAATCAAAAGAAAGCACGCTTTTCATAGTCACATCCTGACTAAGAAAACTAAGAAGCAGAAAAGAAACTTGTGCTACTCTACACTTGTTAGTACAACAGATGTAAGCCAGGTGAAAGAGCTCTTAGCAATGAAGTAA
- the rplT gene encoding 50S ribosomal protein L20: MPRSVNHVASKARRKKILKLTRGYFGARKNVWTVAKNTWEKGLTYAFRDRKNKKRNFRALWIQRINAAARLEGMSYSKLMGALHKAGIEINRKVLADLAMNHPEAFKAIVAKAKAA, translated from the coding sequence ATGCCAAGATCAGTAAATCATGTTGCTTCTAAAGCAAGAAGAAAGAAAATTTTGAAATTGACCAGAGGTTACTTTGGTGCAAGAAAGAACGTTTGGACCGTTGCCAAGAATACTTGGGAAAAAGGTTTGACCTATGCGTTCCGTGACCGTAAGAACAAGAAGAGAAACTTCCGTGCTTTGTGGATTCAGCGTATCAACGCTGCCGCTCGTCTGGAAGGTATGTCTTACTCTAAGCTGATGGGCGCTTTGCACAAAGCTGGTATCGAAATCAACCGCAAAGTGTTGGCTGATTTAGCGATGAACCATCCGGAAGCTTTCAAGGCTATCGTTGCTAAAGCAAAGGCTGCATAA
- a CDS encoding phenylacetate--CoA ligase, with protein MNNKYWEEEIETMPREQLRELQLQRLKKTVSIAANSPYYKKVFQEHGITADSIRSIEDIRKIPFTTKADMRANYPFGLVAGDMREDGVRIHSSSGTTGTPTVIVHSQHDLDSWANLVARCLYMVGIRKTDVFQNSSGYGMFTGGLGFQYGAERLGALTVPAAAGNSKRQIKFITDFKTTALHAIPSYAIRLAEVFQEEGMDPAGTSLKTLVIGAEPHTDEQRRKIERMLGVKAYNSFGMTEMNGPGVAFECTEQDGMHFWEDCYLVEIINPETGEPVPEGEIGELVLTTLDREMMPLIRYRTRDLTRILPGKCPCGRTHIRIDRIKGRSDDMFIIKGVNIFPMQVEKVLVQFPELGSNYLITLETVNNQDEMIVEVELSDLSTDNYIELQKISKAITRQLKDEILVTPKLRLVKKGSLPQSEGKAVRVKDLRDNK; from the coding sequence ATGAATAACAAATACTGGGAAGAAGAGATTGAAACGATGCCCCGTGAGCAGTTGCGCGAACTGCAACTGCAACGGTTAAAAAAGACTGTCAGCATTGCCGCCAACTCTCCTTATTATAAAAAGGTATTCCAAGAGCATGGCATCACTGCCGACAGCATCCGGTCTATAGAAGACATACGTAAGATACCGTTTACTACCAAGGCCGATATGCGCGCCAATTATCCTTTTGGATTAGTAGCAGGCGATATGCGTGAGGACGGAGTACGTATCCATTCTTCCAGTGGCACTACGGGCACGCCGACGGTCATCGTACACTCCCAACACGATTTGGACTCTTGGGCTAACTTAGTGGCACGCTGCCTCTATATGGTAGGTATCCGTAAGACGGATGTTTTCCAAAATAGCTCCGGTTACGGCATGTTCACCGGAGGACTGGGCTTTCAGTATGGAGCCGAACGTCTGGGTGCGCTGACTGTTCCTGCCGCTGCCGGAAACAGCAAGCGTCAGATAAAGTTCATCACCGACTTCAAGACCACTGCCCTGCATGCCATTCCCAGCTATGCCATCCGCTTGGCAGAGGTATTCCAGGAAGAAGGGATGGACCCCGCCGGCACAAGTCTGAAAACGCTTGTTATCGGTGCCGAACCCCACACAGACGAGCAACGCAGAAAGATTGAACGCATGCTTGGCGTCAAAGCCTATAACAGCTTTGGTATGACTGAAATGAACGGTCCCGGCGTAGCCTTCGAGTGCACCGAACAAGACGGCATGCACTTCTGGGAAGATTGCTACCTGGTCGAAATCATTAACCCGGAAACCGGCGAACCCGTACCGGAAGGTGAAATCGGCGAACTGGTACTGACAACGCTGGACAGAGAGATGATGCCCCTCATCCGCTACCGTACACGCGACCTTACCCGCATCCTGCCCGGCAAGTGCCCTTGCGGACGTACCCACATCCGTATAGACCGCATCAAAGGCCGTAGCGACGATATGTTCATCATCAAGGGAGTCAATATCTTCCCCATGCAGGTGGAAAAGGTGCTGGTACAATTCCCCGAATTGGGCAGCAATTACCTCATCACGCTCGAAACGGTCAATAACCAGGATGAGATGATTGTGGAAGTTGAACTTAGCGACCTCTCTACTGACAATTACATCGAGCTACAAAAGATTAGCAAAGCCATTACCCGCCAGCTGAAAGACGAGATTCTGGTAACTCCGAAGTTACGGTTGGTAAAGAAAGGTTCCTTGCCGCAGAGCGAAGGAAAAGCCGTCAGGGTAAAAGACTTACGGGACAACAAATAA
- a CDS encoding indolepyruvate oxidoreductase subunit beta, translating into MKKDIILSGVGGQGILSIATVIGKAALKDGLYMKQAEVHGMSQRGGDVQSNLRISDQSIASDLIPTGKCDLIISLEPMEALRYLPYLSPEGWLVTNEAPFINIPNYPAEEDIKAEINKLPHKIMLNVNEVAKEVGSPRVANIVLLGATIPFLGIDYAKVQDSIREIFQRKGDAIVELNLKALAAGKEIAEKLM; encoded by the coding sequence ATGAAAAAAGACATCATACTTTCCGGCGTAGGAGGACAAGGTATCCTCTCCATCGCCACCGTAATCGGCAAAGCAGCCCTCAAGGACGGACTCTACATGAAGCAGGCAGAAGTACACGGCATGAGCCAGCGAGGCGGCGACGTGCAGTCCAACCTGCGCATCAGCGACCAATCCATCGCTTCGGACCTCATTCCCACAGGAAAATGCGACCTCATCATCTCCCTGGAACCGATGGAAGCACTGCGCTACCTCCCCTACCTCAGCCCCGAAGGTTGGCTGGTGACCAATGAAGCCCCCTTCATCAACATTCCCAACTATCCGGCAGAAGAAGACATCAAGGCCGAAATCAACAAGCTGCCGCATAAAATCATGCTGAACGTAAACGAAGTGGCAAAAGAAGTCGGCTCTCCCCGCGTAGCGAACATCGTACTGCTGGGCGCCACCATCCCCTTCCTCGGCATCGACTACGCAAAGGTGCAAGACAGCATCCGCGAAATCTTCCAACGCAAGGGCGACGCCATTGTAGAGCTGAACCTCAAAGCGTTGGCTGCCGGCAAAGAGATTGCTGAAAAACTGATGTAA
- a CDS encoding thiamine pyrophosphate-dependent enzyme, with product MSKQLLLGDEAIAQAALDAGLSGVYAYPGTPSTEITEYIQMAPITAEKNIHNRWCSNEKTAMEAALGMSFAGKRSLVCMKHVGMNVAADCFINSAITGIKGGLIVIAADDPSMHSSQNEQDSRFYGDFSLIPMYEPSNQQEAYDMVYNGFNFSEQTGEPILMRMVTRLAHSRSGVERKEQQPQNEISFSEDPRQFILLPGNARKRYKALLQRQDEFIKASENSAYNKYTDGPNKKLGIVACGIGYNYLMENYPEGCEYPVLKIGQYPLPKKQLMQLVEACDEILVLEDGQPFVEKQLKGYLGIGIKVKGRLDGTLSQDGELNPDSVARAVGKENKAEFSVPSLVEMRPPALCEGCGHRDMYTVLTQVLKEEYPTYKVFSDIGCYTLGANAPFNAINSCVDMGASITMAKGASDAGLHPAVAVIGDSTFTHSGMTGLLDCVNENADVTIVISDNETTAMTGGQDSAGTGRLEAICAGIGVAPEHIRVVVPLKKNYEEMKQIIREEIEHHGVSVIIPRRECIQTLARKKRNK from the coding sequence ATGAGCAAGCAACTCTTACTTGGCGATGAAGCCATTGCACAAGCTGCATTAGATGCCGGACTTTCGGGTGTATATGCCTATCCCGGCACTCCTTCTACGGAAATCACCGAATATATTCAGATGGCACCGATTACTGCCGAAAAGAATATCCATAACCGCTGGTGCTCTAACGAGAAAACTGCGATGGAAGCTGCCCTGGGCATGTCCTTTGCAGGTAAGCGTTCATTGGTGTGCATGAAGCACGTGGGTATGAACGTAGCTGCCGACTGTTTCATCAACTCTGCCATTACCGGCATAAAAGGTGGTCTGATAGTCATTGCTGCCGACGACCCCAGCATGCACTCCTCACAAAACGAGCAAGACAGCCGCTTCTATGGCGACTTCTCCCTCATCCCGATGTACGAACCAAGCAACCAGCAGGAAGCATACGACATGGTGTACAACGGATTCAACTTCTCCGAACAGACCGGCGAACCCATCCTGATGCGCATGGTTACGCGCCTGGCACACTCCCGTTCCGGCGTAGAGCGCAAGGAGCAACAACCGCAGAATGAGATTTCCTTCAGCGAAGACCCGCGTCAGTTCATCCTCCTGCCGGGTAATGCACGCAAACGTTACAAAGCATTGCTGCAACGCCAGGACGAATTTATCAAAGCTTCTGAAAACTCCGCTTACAACAAATATACCGACGGCCCCAACAAAAAGCTGGGTATCGTGGCATGCGGCATCGGCTACAACTACCTGATGGAGAACTATCCCGAAGGTTGCGAATATCCGGTACTGAAAATCGGACAATACCCGTTGCCCAAGAAACAGCTGATGCAGCTGGTAGAAGCATGTGACGAGATTCTGGTACTGGAAGACGGACAACCGTTCGTAGAAAAACAGCTAAAAGGCTATCTGGGCATCGGCATCAAAGTAAAAGGCCGTTTGGACGGCACTCTTTCACAAGACGGAGAGCTGAACCCGGACAGCGTGGCACGTGCCGTAGGCAAGGAGAACAAGGCTGAATTCAGCGTTCCTTCTTTGGTAGAGATGCGCCCGCCCGCTTTGTGCGAGGGTTGCGGCCATCGCGACATGTACACGGTGCTGACCCAAGTATTGAAAGAAGAATATCCCACTTATAAGGTGTTCAGCGACATTGGTTGCTACACGCTGGGAGCCAATGCCCCATTCAACGCCATTAACTCTTGCGTGGATATGGGCGCCTCCATCACCATGGCGAAGGGTGCTTCGGATGCCGGCCTGCATCCTGCCGTAGCCGTCATCGGCGACTCCACCTTCACCCACTCGGGCATGACGGGACTGCTGGATTGCGTCAACGAAAACGCCGACGTCACCATCGTCATCTCCGACAACGAAACCACCGCCATGACCGGAGGACAAGACTCTGCCGGCACCGGACGTCTGGAAGCCATCTGCGCCGGCATCGGTGTAGCTCCCGAACACATCCGCGTCGTAGTGCCCTTGAAGAAGAACTACGAAGAGATGAAGCAAATCATCCGGGAAGAAATCGAGCACCACGGCGTATCCGTCATCATCCCCCGCAGAGAATGCATCCAAACATTAGCACGCAAAAAAAGAAACAAGTAA
- the mltG gene encoding endolytic transglycosylase MltG, translating into MEKKKIIIGTFVALILIGAACAGTVYYYLFAPQFHPKKTVYIYIDRDDTADSIYNKVEQQGHPRSFTGFRWMAQYKKYSENIHTGRYTIRPGENVYHVFSRLYRGYQEPTNLTVGSVRTLDRLARSVGKQLMIDSAEIAGLMNDSAFQQKLGYNKETLPCLFIPETYQVYWDMSAEEFFERMQKEHQKFWNQERLDKATAIGMTPTEVCTLASIVEEETNNTPEKPMVAGLYINRLHTGMPLQADPTIKFALQDFGLRRITNAHLAVESPYNTYLNTGLPPGPIRIPSPIGLDAVLNHTKHNYLYMCAKEDFSGTHNFASNYAEHMKNARKYWNALNERKIFK; encoded by the coding sequence ATGGAAAAGAAGAAAATCATTATCGGAACATTCGTCGCACTGATTCTTATTGGAGCAGCTTGTGCAGGAACAGTATACTACTATCTGTTTGCCCCGCAATTCCATCCGAAAAAGACAGTCTATATCTATATAGACCGCGACGACACCGCCGACTCCATATATAATAAGGTGGAACAACAAGGCCATCCTCGAAGCTTCACCGGCTTCCGCTGGATGGCCCAATACAAGAAATATTCCGAAAATATACACACCGGACGCTACACCATCCGGCCGGGGGAAAACGTATATCACGTATTCAGCCGTCTGTACCGCGGATATCAAGAACCTACGAATCTCACCGTCGGCAGCGTACGCACACTGGACCGGCTGGCACGCAGCGTAGGCAAACAGCTCATGATAGACTCCGCCGAAATAGCCGGATTGATGAACGACTCCGCATTCCAACAAAAACTGGGATACAACAAAGAGACCCTGCCCTGCCTCTTCATCCCCGAAACCTACCAAGTCTATTGGGACATGAGTGCAGAAGAGTTCTTCGAAAGAATGCAAAAAGAGCACCAGAAGTTCTGGAACCAGGAACGCTTAGACAAAGCCACCGCCATCGGAATGACCCCGACGGAAGTCTGCACCCTTGCCTCCATCGTCGAGGAAGAGACAAACAACACTCCCGAAAAACCAATGGTGGCAGGGCTCTACATCAACCGCCTGCACACCGGCATGCCCCTGCAAGCCGACCCTACCATCAAATTTGCCTTGCAGGACTTCGGCTTGCGGAGAATTACGAATGCCCATCTGGCAGTAGAATCCCCCTACAATACCTATCTCAACACCGGACTACCTCCCGGTCCCATACGCATCCCCTCACCCATCGGGCTGGATGCTGTGCTGAACCATACGAAACACAACTACCTCTACATGTGTGCCAAAGAGGACTTCTCGGGCACCCATAACTTTGCATCCAATTATGCCGAGCACATGAAAAATGCAAGAAAATATTGGAATGCATTAAACGAAAGAAAGATTTTCAAGTAA
- a CDS encoding TolB family protein encodes MKPYLIPFFATVALTATAQQKNEITSVLEILDVTNGNRTVVKEFPYRIEAPNWTPDGQWLLYNSEGKLYRLSPTSPAEPELINTGFAQNCNNDHVLSTDGQQIAISHGTKEDYKSRIYTLPITGGTPRLITPMAPSYLHGWSPDGKELAYCAERNGNYDVYTIPAEGGEETRLTTAEGLDDGPEYSPCGQYIWFNSVRTGLMQVWRMKADGSEQTQMTFDETRNSWFPHISPDGKSVVFITYYKGDLEPGEHLANKNVELRLMPANGGEPKTLLKLFGGQGTINVNSWAPDSKRIAFVSYRIN; translated from the coding sequence ATGAAACCCTATCTAATCCCCTTCTTTGCAACTGTTGCACTGACCGCAACCGCTCAACAAAAAAACGAGATTACCAGCGTCCTCGAAATACTGGATGTAACCAACGGTAACCGGACCGTCGTAAAAGAATTTCCCTACCGGATTGAAGCTCCCAATTGGACGCCCGACGGGCAATGGCTGCTATACAACAGCGAAGGAAAGCTTTACCGCCTTTCCCCCACCTCGCCTGCCGAACCGGAACTGATAAACACCGGATTTGCCCAAAACTGCAACAACGACCACGTCCTCTCGACCGACGGACAGCAGATAGCCATCAGCCACGGGACGAAAGAAGACTATAAATCGCGCATTTATACACTTCCCATCACGGGCGGCACTCCCCGTTTAATAACACCTATGGCTCCCAGCTACCTCCACGGTTGGAGCCCCGACGGCAAAGAGCTTGCCTATTGCGCCGAACGAAACGGCAACTATGACGTCTATACCATCCCGGCGGAAGGAGGTGAAGAAACCCGCCTGACCACTGCCGAAGGTCTGGATGACGGACCGGAATATTCCCCCTGCGGACAATACATCTGGTTCAATTCCGTACGCACCGGACTCATGCAAGTCTGGCGCATGAAGGCAGACGGCTCCGAACAGACCCAGATGACCTTTGACGAAACCCGTAACTCCTGGTTCCCCCACATCTCCCCTGACGGAAAATCCGTTGTATTCATCACCTACTACAAAGGTGACCTGGAACCGGGAGAGCACCTGGCAAACAAGAACGTAGAGCTGCGCCTAATGCCCGCAAACGGTGGAGAACCCAAGACATTGTTAAAGCTTTTCGGCGGACAAGGCACCATCAATGTCAACTCATGGGCACCGGACAGCAAACGCATAGCCTTTGTCAGCTATCGAATTAACTGA
- a CDS encoding SDR family NAD(P)-dependent oxidoreductase yields MNLRIYYKYLSSRIASKWTVLLVDVIIVVISMLSACFLQYRLSSVSYEISLYVWLTILAVLCNVCFFHILRTYVGVIRFSSFVDIYRVLWSLTISYAVLFLGNYCWSVSGLGETLPNSILFMAYMFTFSLMACMRIAVKMLYEAIAFDARHCVNVFIYGFHGTGVNVAKSLRVSRNNHYRLRGFISDEPDMIGKHTMGCRVYPNDEQLFDRLKKKKVDTIIISPSKVSDLENSGMLDKLFSHDIHVMTVPPLSDCMDDGLIKDIQIEDWLRREPVQVDMRKITAHIEGRRVMVTGAAGAVGREIVRQLATLNPYQLILVDQAESPLYDVQLELSDHWKNLEVRVLVADVANRTRMEAIFEETRPQLVFHSAAYKHVQLMDDFVSEAIQTNISGTVNIADLAAKYRVSRMVMISAANARHPENAMEYSKRVAEIYVQSSDCRLKRDTRETDMFIVRLGEVYPTNTHCLITLSEACMLTLEVGVMGDGGEVYIVGGPGDGLLDSVIGEKIKREKASVDDYEHVREEVLALVQHSYTEKKAILIGLMKKIVPIFPLSSTR; encoded by the coding sequence ATGAATTTAAGAATCTATTATAAATATCTTTCTTCACGCATAGCGTCCAAATGGACGGTGTTGTTGGTAGATGTAATTATCGTTGTGATTTCCATGCTTTCTGCATGTTTTTTGCAATATAGGCTTTCGTCCGTATCTTATGAAATTTCTTTGTATGTATGGCTGACCATTTTGGCTGTCTTGTGTAATGTCTGTTTCTTTCATATTCTCCGTACTTATGTGGGTGTTATCCGTTTTTCCTCTTTTGTGGATATTTATCGTGTGCTTTGGAGTCTTACGATAAGCTATGCTGTACTGTTTTTAGGGAATTACTGTTGGTCTGTTTCGGGGCTTGGAGAAACTTTGCCGAACAGCATTCTGTTTATGGCATATATGTTCACCTTCTCTCTGATGGCTTGTATGCGCATTGCTGTGAAGATGCTTTATGAAGCTATTGCTTTTGATGCACGTCATTGCGTGAATGTTTTTATTTATGGATTCCATGGGACTGGAGTCAATGTTGCAAAATCCTTGAGAGTTAGTCGTAATAATCATTATCGCCTGCGTGGCTTTATTTCGGACGAACCTGATATGATAGGTAAACATACGATGGGATGCAGGGTATATCCCAATGATGAGCAGCTGTTTGACCGTCTAAAGAAAAAGAAAGTGGATACAATCATTATCTCTCCAAGCAAGGTGTCGGATTTGGAAAATTCCGGAATGCTGGATAAACTGTTCTCTCATGATATTCATGTAATGACCGTTCCTCCCTTAAGCGATTGTATGGACGATGGACTGATAAAGGACATTCAAATAGAAGATTGGCTCCGTAGAGAACCGGTGCAAGTTGACATGCGTAAAATTACGGCCCATATCGAGGGGCGTAGAGTAATGGTTACGGGAGCGGCGGGAGCTGTAGGAAGGGAAATCGTTCGCCAGTTGGCTACACTGAATCCTTATCAGTTGATTCTGGTAGATCAGGCAGAATCCCCATTGTATGATGTACAGTTGGAATTGTCTGATCATTGGAAGAATCTGGAGGTCCGTGTATTGGTTGCAGATGTTGCTAACCGTACGCGTATGGAGGCTATATTTGAAGAAACACGTCCTCAACTTGTTTTTCATTCTGCTGCGTATAAGCATGTACAACTGATGGATGATTTTGTATCGGAGGCAATTCAAACGAATATATCGGGGACAGTGAATATTGCGGACCTGGCGGCAAAGTATAGAGTGTCCCGTATGGTTATGATATCTGCTGCTAATGCACGTCATCCGGAGAATGCTATGGAATATAGTAAGCGTGTGGCGGAAATATATGTGCAATCATCTGATTGCAGGTTGAAACGCGACACAAGGGAAACTGATATGTTCATAGTACGTTTGGGTGAGGTGTATCCGACGAATACTCATTGTTTGATTACCTTGTCTGAAGCTTGTATGCTCACCCTGGAAGTGGGAGTCATGGGGGATGGGGGAGAAGTGTACATTGTGGGAGGGCCTGGGGATGGACTTTTGGATTCTGTAATCGGTGAAAAGATAAAGCGTGAAAAGGCATCTGTTGATGATTATGAACATGTGCGGGAAGAAGTGCTGGCCTTGGTGCAACATAGTTATACTGAAAAAAAGGCTATTTTGATTGGACTAATGAAAAAAATAGTGCCAATTTTTCCGCTTTCTTCTACCCGATGA
- a CDS encoding SLBB domain-containing protein — MRRLITLFFLVFTLSGVAFAQQMSDDQVVQYVKSAQQMGKNQKQITTELMRRGVTKEQVERIQKKYENSKSGSPQSNTQDEKRSRQRGEMSGVVKGLRTTSETYSARQTDVAGDSLQMMDNRSLSQEKETEDPTSQIYGHNIFTNDNLTFEPNVNVATPENYRLGPGDEVIIDVWGASETTIRQTISPEGSILVNNLGPVYLSGKTVKEANNYLKQEFARIYSGVTGNVPSTQVKLTLGEIRSIQVNVMGEVVVPGTYTLSSFASVFHALYRAGGVNPIGSLRSIKVIRNGNTIADLDVYDLLMKGKMKDDIRLQDGDVILVDPYQSLVQILGKVKRPMFYEMKPTETVGTLLKYSGGFTGDAYKKALRIIRKSGREHQIYNVDEMDYSVFRVDDGDKITVDSVLQRFENRVEIRGAVYREGLYQLDGTMNTVKQLIKKAEGLRGDAFLNRAIIDRELEDLSHEVIQVDVKGLLNGTAADIPLQKNDILYIPSIHDLKEEATLTIHGEVANPGTYLYSDKMTVEDLVLQAGGLLEAAATTKVEVARRMKDPKSTSFSTTVGQNFSFDLKDGLLVGEGSQDFHLEPFDEIYVRKSPSYFKQQNVMVGGEVLFSGNYALSKKNERLSDLIAKAGGVTPDAYIKGARLIRRMTEEEFRRKEDALRMAQAGGGDSISVKRLDLSDTYSVGINLGEALKNPGSDADMVLREGDVLFVPEYVSTVKINGAVMYPNTVLYKKGESLKYYINQAGGFGNDAKKRKVYVIYMNGTVSRLRAGNKKAIEPGCEIIVPSKEQKKKMTTAEILGMGSTTASIAAMIATMVNLFK; from the coding sequence ATGCGTAGATTAATAACACTATTCTTTTTGGTATTTACTTTGTCAGGGGTAGCTTTTGCTCAGCAGATGTCAGATGATCAGGTTGTTCAGTATGTAAAAAGCGCTCAGCAGATGGGCAAAAATCAAAAGCAGATTACTACTGAATTAATGCGGCGGGGAGTGACAAAGGAACAAGTTGAAAGAATTCAGAAAAAGTATGAAAACTCTAAATCTGGAAGTCCGCAGAGCAATACCCAAGATGAGAAGCGTTCTCGTCAACGTGGTGAAATGAGTGGCGTAGTCAAAGGGCTGCGTACAACTTCGGAAACTTATTCTGCCAGACAAACGGATGTTGCAGGGGATTCTTTACAAATGATGGATAATCGTTCCTTGTCTCAAGAGAAGGAAACAGAGGATCCGACTTCGCAAATTTATGGTCATAATATTTTTACTAACGATAATTTGACTTTCGAACCCAATGTGAATGTTGCTACTCCCGAGAATTATCGTCTGGGGCCTGGTGACGAGGTGATTATTGATGTGTGGGGAGCTTCTGAAACAACGATTCGACAAACAATCTCTCCGGAAGGAAGTATTCTTGTGAATAATTTAGGACCGGTTTATCTGAGTGGCAAAACTGTAAAGGAAGCCAATAATTATTTGAAACAAGAATTTGCCAGAATATATTCTGGAGTAACCGGAAATGTTCCGTCTACCCAAGTTAAACTGACATTAGGAGAAATACGTTCTATTCAAGTAAACGTTATGGGTGAAGTTGTGGTGCCCGGAACTTATACCCTCTCATCATTTGCTTCCGTATTTCATGCTTTATATCGTGCAGGTGGTGTGAACCCGATTGGTAGTTTGCGCAGTATTAAAGTGATTCGCAATGGAAATACAATAGCGGATTTGGATGTTTATGATTTACTTATGAAAGGAAAAATGAAGGATGACATCCGTCTGCAGGATGGTGATGTAATTCTTGTGGATCCTTACCAGTCACTGGTACAGATATTAGGTAAGGTAAAACGTCCGATGTTTTATGAAATGAAACCCACTGAAACCGTAGGTACATTATTGAAGTATTCAGGTGGTTTTACGGGTGATGCTTATAAGAAAGCATTACGTATAATCCGTAAAAGTGGACGTGAGCATCAAATTTATAATGTGGATGAGATGGATTATTCCGTATTCCGCGTAGATGACGGTGATAAGATAACGGTTGATTCCGTTTTACAGCGTTTTGAGAATCGTGTGGAAATCCGCGGTGCTGTATATCGTGAAGGTTTGTATCAGTTGGACGGTACGATGAATACAGTGAAGCAGCTGATTAAGAAAGCGGAAGGACTTCGCGGAGATGCATTCTTAAACCGTGCTATAATCGATCGTGAACTTGAAGACTTGTCGCATGAGGTTATACAAGTAGATGTGAAAGGTTTGCTGAACGGGACGGCTGCAGATATTCCTTTGCAGAAGAATGACATTTTATATATTCCAAGTATTCATGACTTGAAGGAAGAAGCTACACTTACCATTCATGGTGAAGTTGCCAATCCGGGTACATATCTTTATTCTGATAAAATGACAGTAGAGGATTTGGTGTTGCAGGCTGGTGGCTTGTTGGAGGCGGCGGCTACAACAAAGGTTGAAGTTGCACGGCGCATGAAAGATCCGAAGAGTACATCTTTCAGTACTACAGTAGGCCAGAATTTCTCTTTTGATTTGAAAGATGGCTTATTGGTGGGAGAAGGAAGCCAGGATTTCCATCTTGAGCCTTTTGATGAAATTTATGTTCGTAAGAGTCCGTCCTATTTTAAACAACAGAATGTTATGGTGGGCGGAGAAGTCCTTTTTAGCGGTAATTATGCACTATCGAAAAAGAATGAACGTTTGAGTGACTTGATAGCTAAGGCTGGTGGAGTAACTCCCGATGCTTATATAAAAGGAGCGCGTCTTATACGTAGGATGACCGAAGAAGAATTCCGCCGTAAGGAAGATGCTCTGCGTATGGCGCAAGCGGGAGGCGGAGATTCCATATCTGTAAAAAGATTGGATTTGTCCGATACCTATTCTGTAGGTATAAATCTGGGAGAGGCCTTGAAAAATCCTGGTTCAGATGCTGATATGGTGCTTCGCGAGGGAGATGTATTATTTGTTCCGGAGTACGTAAGTACAGTGAAAATCAACGGTGCTGTAATGTATCCGAATACAGTTTTATATAAAAAGGGTGAAAGCTTGAAATATTACATCAACCAGGCTGGTGGCTTTGGTAATGACGCCAAGAAACGCAAGGTCTATGTAATATACATGAATGGTACAGTTTCTCGTTTAAGAGCAGGAAACAAGAAAGCCATTGAACCTGGTTGTGAAATAATTGTTCCAAGTAAAGAACAGAAAAAGAAGATGACTACTGCTGAAATTCTGGGAATGGGAAGTACGACAGCTTCTATTGCAGCGATGATTGCGACTATGGTTAATCTCTTTAAGTAA